A genomic window from Rhizobium sp. EC-SD404 includes:
- the leuA gene encoding 2-isopropylmalate synthase: MTVHAKQEKSAVRSRQGMPSAPEKYQPYPQIDLSDRTWPSRRIEKAPIWCSVDLRDGNQALVDPMGHDRKERMFKLLLDMGFPEIEIGFPSASQTDFDFARWCVEQGNVPSDVSLQVLVQCRPELITRTFEALEGAHRPIVHFYNSTSELQRRVVFQKDVRGIKEIATDAAKMIMDMASKVGGGADSYRFQYSPESFTGTELEVALEICNAVTEIVKPTPDNKLIINLPSTVEMSTPNIYADQIEWMCRNLDNRENLIISLHPHNDRGTGIAATELGLMAGADRVEGTLFGNGERTGNVDVVTLALNMFTQGVDPELDCSDIERMKAVYEYSNQMTIAERHPYVGELVYTAFSGSHQDAINKGMKAIKIANKPLWEVPYLPIDPKDVGRSYEAIIRINSQSGKGGIAYILQEDYGLNLPKKLQVEFREDIQRITDEEGKELPSRRIYERFMERYVGQPGSRLSFVDHHTYAEGSVKGRRIVAAEITDGGETKRIEGKGTGPVDGFVDALNKYLGIEMTVADYSEHSMQHGSNAAAICYMEMEHDGRTIFGVGVNQNIVAASLEAIVSAANRIIDRIGGAG; this comes from the coding sequence ATGACTGTCCACGCCAAGCAAGAAAAGTCCGCAGTCCGCAGCCGACAGGGCATGCCGAGCGCGCCCGAGAAGTACCAGCCCTATCCGCAGATCGATCTCTCCGACCGGACCTGGCCGTCGCGCCGGATCGAGAAGGCGCCGATCTGGTGTTCTGTGGATCTGCGCGACGGTAACCAGGCGTTGGTCGACCCGATGGGCCACGATCGCAAGGAGCGCATGTTCAAGCTGCTGCTCGACATGGGTTTCCCGGAAATCGAGATCGGCTTTCCATCTGCGTCGCAAACGGATTTCGATTTTGCGCGCTGGTGCGTGGAGCAGGGCAATGTGCCGAGCGACGTCTCGCTGCAGGTGCTGGTGCAGTGCCGGCCGGAACTGATCACGCGGACATTTGAAGCGCTCGAAGGCGCACACCGGCCGATCGTCCATTTCTACAACTCGACATCGGAGTTGCAGCGCCGCGTTGTGTTCCAGAAGGATGTGCGCGGCATCAAGGAAATCGCGACCGATGCCGCAAAGATGATCATGGACATGGCGTCCAAGGTCGGCGGCGGCGCGGACAGTTACCGGTTCCAGTATTCGCCGGAGAGTTTTACAGGCACCGAGCTCGAGGTTGCGCTCGAGATCTGTAACGCGGTCACCGAGATCGTGAAGCCAACCCCCGACAACAAGCTGATCATCAATTTGCCGTCGACCGTAGAGATGTCGACGCCCAACATCTATGCCGACCAGATCGAATGGATGTGCCGCAACCTCGATAACCGCGAGAACCTGATCATCTCGCTGCACCCGCACAACGATCGCGGCACCGGCATTGCCGCAACCGAACTCGGCCTGATGGCCGGAGCGGACCGTGTCGAAGGCACGCTCTTCGGCAATGGCGAGCGCACCGGCAACGTCGATGTGGTGACGCTGGCGCTCAACATGTTCACCCAAGGCGTCGATCCCGAGCTGGATTGCTCGGACATCGAGCGGATGAAGGCCGTCTACGAATATTCCAACCAGATGACGATCGCCGAGCGCCACCCTTATGTGGGTGAACTCGTCTACACCGCATTCTCCGGCTCGCACCAAGATGCGATCAACAAGGGTATGAAGGCGATCAAGATCGCCAACAAGCCGCTCTGGGAAGTACCCTATCTGCCGATCGACCCGAAGGACGTCGGCCGGAGCTACGAGGCCATCATTCGTATCAACTCGCAGTCGGGTAAGGGCGGCATCGCCTATATCCTGCAAGAGGATTACGGGCTGAATCTGCCGAAGAAATTGCAGGTGGAATTCCGCGAAGACATCCAGCGTATCACCGACGAGGAGGGCAAGGAGTTGCCGTCCCGCCGCATCTATGAGCGCTTCATGGAACGCTATGTCGGCCAGCCCGGCTCGCGGCTTTCCTTTGTCGACCACCACACCTATGCGGAAGGATCGGTAAAGGGCAGGCGTATCGTCGCTGCCGAAATCACTGATGGCGGCGAGACGAAGCGGATCGAAGGCAAGGGCACAGGCCCGGTCGACGGGTTCGTCGATGCGCTCAACAAGTATCTCGGCATCGAGATGACGGTCGCCGACTATTCGGAGCATTCGATGCAGCACGGATCGAATGCGGCAGCGATCTGCTACATGGAAATGGAGCATGACGGGCGCACCATCTTCGGCGTCGGTGTGAACCAGAACATCGTTGCCGCATCGCTCGAGGCGATCGTCTCCGCTGCCAATCGCATCATCGATCGTATCGGTGGTGCCGGATGA
- a CDS encoding alpha/beta fold hydrolase translates to MTADKAKADRSETPLFAITEGDATARAPVVFLHGFGGSADVWADVAAAIAVDHPTVAYDLPGHARSLASSGIGGAGRMAKAIAADLDSRGIAGVHLVGHSMGGAVAALLALRDPNRVVSLTLLAPGGFGSEINHRLLQRYAQAADAHAIRLALEEMYGWNRPFSDATVEAYVALRAQPGAIETLLAIHETMTTGTGLDRRQGMIARADLETLTMPVKVLWGKQDRVLPTRQAHRLPPLFAAHVFEDTGHMLIDEQREAVITLVEQSIKTGG, encoded by the coding sequence ATGACGGCGGACAAGGCCAAGGCGGATCGATCCGAGACACCGCTTTTCGCCATCACCGAGGGAGATGCGACGGCGCGCGCGCCGGTCGTCTTCCTGCACGGCTTCGGCGGCTCGGCGGATGTCTGGGCCGATGTCGCCGCCGCCATCGCCGTCGATCATCCGACGGTCGCCTATGATCTGCCCGGGCACGCGCGCTCGCTCGCATCTTCCGGCATCGGCGGGGCAGGGCGGATGGCGAAGGCGATCGCAGCCGATCTGGACAGCCGCGGCATCGCCGGCGTGCATCTCGTCGGCCATTCGATGGGTGGCGCGGTGGCGGCACTTCTGGCGCTTCGCGATCCAAACCGAGTCGTTTCTCTGACATTGCTCGCGCCCGGTGGCTTCGGGTCGGAGATCAATCATCGGCTGCTTCAGCGCTATGCGCAGGCGGCCGATGCCCATGCCATCCGGCTTGCGCTCGAGGAGATGTATGGCTGGAACCGGCCGTTCAGCGATGCGACCGTCGAGGCCTATGTGGCTTTGCGTGCGCAGCCGGGTGCGATCGAAACGCTGCTCGCGATTCATGAAACCATGACGACGGGCACTGGCCTCGATCGGCGACAGGGCATGATCGCGCGTGCCGATCTCGAAACGCTGACGATGCCGGTCAAGGTCCTCTGGGGCAAGCAGGATCGCGTCCTGCCAACACGCCAGGCGCATCGGTTACCGCCGCTATTCGCGGCCCATGTCTTCGAGGACACCGGGCATATGCTAATCGACGAGCAGCGCGAAGCGGTCATTACGCTCGTCG